A DNA window from Arachis duranensis cultivar V14167 chromosome 3, aradu.V14167.gnm2.J7QH, whole genome shotgun sequence contains the following coding sequences:
- the LOC107476830 gene encoding ATP-dependent zinc metalloprotease FTSH 8, mitochondrial — protein MNFSRIGRSLSRSSRAKDYLRGDAKLGTLLGATRTNVHSEGMELGLGFFRGYVAHARARGNGILSSLPNFKCIAANPKIHYRLFSSEGPKKKTDYENFYPKEKKEIPKGEDKKHESKEESETNTDDHGSFQETFMKQVQNFITPLLVMGLFLGSFNFGPREQQQISFQEFKNKLLEPGLVDHIVVSNKSVAKIYVRNTPRNQTESEVIQGTLPAKGTGGQYKYYFNIGSVESFEEKLEEAQEALGIDPHDYVPVTYSSEMVWYQELMRFAPTLLLLGSLFYMGRRMQGGLGVGGGGGNKGARGIFNIGKAHVTKVDKNAKNKVFFKDVAGCDEAKQEIMEFVHFLKNPKKYEELGAKIPKGALLVGPPGTGKTLLAKATAGESGVPFLSISGSDFMEMFVGVGPSRVRNLFQEARQCAPSIIFIDEIDAIGRARGRGGFSGANDERESTLNQLLVEMDGFGTTAGVVVLAGTNRPDILDKALLRPGRFDRQISIDKPDIKGRDQIFQIYLKKIKLDHEPSFYSQRLAALTPGFAGADIANVCNEAALIAARGEETQVTMQHFEAAIDRIIGGLEKKNRVISKLERRTVAYHESGHAVAGWFLEHAEPLLKVTIVPRGTAALGFAQYVPNENLLMTKEQLFDMTCMTLGGRAAEQILVGRISTGAQNDLEKVTKMTYAQVAIYGFSDKSYDIAVTYK, from the exons ATGAATTTTTCAAGGATTGGGCGCTCACTCTCGCGCTCTTCACGCGCCAAA GATTATTTGCGCGGCGATGCGAAATTGGGAACCCTTCTCGGAGCTACGCGAACGAATGTGCATTCGGAAGGAATGGAGTTGggattagggttttttaggggaTATGTTGCACATGCTAGAGCTCGTGGAAACGGAATCCTTTCCAGTTTGCCTAATTTTAAGTGTATTGCGGCAAACCCTAAGATTCATTACCGGTTGTTTTCCAGCGAAGGACCTAAGAAGAAGA CAGATTATGAGAACTTCTATCCCAAGGAGAAGAAGGAAATTCCAAAGGGGGAGGATAAAAAGCATGAGTCTAAAg AAGAGTCAGAGACAAACACAGATGATCATGGAAGTTTTCAAGAGACTTTCATGAAACAAGTTCAAAATTTTATCACTCCTTTATTGGTGATGGGGCTATTTCTTGGATCATTTAATTTTGGTCCTCGTGAACAGCAACAG ATTAGCTTTCAGGAGTTTAAAAATAAGCTTTTGGAGCCAGGATTAGTAGACCATATTGTTGTGTCAAATAAGTCGGTTGCCAAAATATACGTGAGGAATACTCCTCGTAACCAAACGGAGAGTGAAGTTATCCAAGGAACCCTCCCCGCAAAGGGAACTGGTGGgcaatataaatattatttcaatATTGGAAGTGTGGAATCTTTTGAGGAGAAGTTAGAAGAAGCGCAAGAAGCACTAGGCATTGACCCCCATGATTATGTTCCTGTTACATATTCTTCTGAAATGGTTTGGTACCAGGAATTGATGAGGTTTGCTCCAACACTGTTGCTTTTGGGATCCCTCTTCTATATGGGAAGGAGAATGCAAGGTGGACTTGGTGTTGGCGGCGGTGGCGGTAATAAGGGTGCTCGTGGAATATTTAACATAGGGAAAGCCCATGTTACTAAAGTAGACAAGAATGCGAAAAATAAG GTTTTCTTTAAAGATGTTGCTGGTTGTGATGAGGCAAAGCAAGAAATTATGGAGTTTGTCCACTTCCTTAAGAACCCAAAGAAATATGAAGAACTAGGGGCAAAAATCCCCAAGGGTGCTCTCCTGGTTGGTCCTCCTGGCACAGGAAAAACCCTTTTAGCAAAAGCAACAGCAGGGGAATCTGGTGTTCCATTTCTTTCGATATCTGGTTCAGATTTTATGGAGATGTTTGTTGGTGTTGGACCATCTAGGGTAAGAAACTTGTTTCAGGAAGCAAGGCAGTGTGCCCCtagtattatatttattgaCGAGATTGATGCAATTGGTCGAGCAAGGGGACGTGGAGGTTTCTCTGGTGCAAATGATGAACGTGAAAGTACATTAAATCAGTTACTGGTGGAGATGGATGGTTTTGGAACCACTGCTGGGGTGGTTGTACTTGCTGGAACAAATAGACCTGATATCTTGGACAAAGCTCTACTTAGGCCAGGGAGATTTGACCGCCAGATAAGCATTGATAAGCCCGATATTAAGGGTCGTGACCAGATATTTCAGATCTACTTGAAAAAGATCAAACTTGACCACGAGCCTTCATTTTATTCACAAAGGCTTGCAGCCCTTACACCAGGATTTGCGGGAGCAGACATTGCTAATGTTTGCAATGAAGCTGCGCTGATTGCTGCAAGGGGTGAGGAAACACAAGTGACAATGCAACATTTTGAAGCAGCTATTGATAGGATCATTGGtggtttggagaagaagaacagG GTGATAAGCAAGCTGGAAAGACGTACTGTAGCTTACCATGAATCAGGTCATGCCGTTGCAGGCTGGTTCTTGGAACATGCCGAACCTTTGTTGAAAGTTACTATAGTTCCTCGTGGCACAGCAGCCCTTGGGTTTGCACAGTATGTTCCAAATGAGAACCTTCTCATGACAAAGGAGCAGCTTTTTGATATGACTTGTATGACACTAGGTGGTCGAGCTGCTGAGCAG ATTCTCGTAGGAAGAATCTCAACTGGTGCGCAGAATGACTTGGAAAAAGTGACCAAGATGACATATGCCCAAGTAGCAATCTATGGTTTTAGCGACAAAAG CTATGATATTGCAGTCACATACAAGTAA
- the LOC107477086 gene encoding uncharacterized protein LOC107477086 has translation MAGLRAIGYDFDYDDFHRFVHGRLPYHLLKTDPVLRGILQSLPIRKVIFTNADHSHAVRALQRLGLEDCFERIISFDTLNPSNKINTLDVKNGSESKPVSTEIFDFYEYVRHPGPDVILPKTPVVCKPFEDAFENVFEIANIDPKRTLFFDDSTRNLLTAKRVGLHTVVVGTSVRTTGIDHALESIHNIREAFPELWEASEKHEIVKYKVAIETSVKA, from the exons ATGGCTGGTCTGAGG GCAATTGGCTATGACTTTGACTATGATGACTTTCATAG ATTTGTTCATGGGAGATTGCCATATCACTTGCTGAAAACAGATCCagttctaaggggtattttgcAAAGCCTCCCTATTAGGAAAGTG ATTTTTACAAATGCAGACCATAGTCATGCAGTTCGGGCACTCCAAAGGCTTGGACTTGAGGATTGCTTTGAAAGAATCATAAGCTTTGATACTCTGAATCCCTCCAACAAGATCAATACACTTGATGTTAAAAATGGCAGCGAATCCAAACCAGTTTCCACTGAAATTTTCGATTTCTATGAGTACGTGCGCCACCCAGGCCCTGACGTGATACTTCCAAAGACTCCAGTTGTTTGTAAACCCTTTGAAGATGCATTTGAGAATGTTTTTGAGATAGCAAATATTGACCCTAAGAGAACA TTGTTCTTTGATGATAGTACCCGCAATTTACTGACAGCCAAACGCGTAGGCCTCCACACAGTTGTG GTTGGTACTTCCGTTCGAACTACAGGAATTGATCATGCTTTGGAAAGCATCCATAATATCAGGGAGGCATTTCCAGAACTCTGGGAAGCCAGCGAAAAGCATGAAATTGTCAAATATAAGGTTGCAATTGAGACATCAGTGAAAGCTTAG
- the LOC127745733 gene encoding ATP-dependent zinc metalloprotease FTSH 3, mitochondrial-like — translation MAATMATTCPWGDDGGSNTVTERAQEYLRGDAKLGTLLGATRTNVHSQGTELGLGFFRGYVAHARARGNGILSSLPDFKCVPANPKIHYRLFFSEGPKKKKEPETNTDDHGNDYFCPFKLLFISSLVMVLITVALCYRREGQQINFQEFKYELLEPRLVDHIVVSVNKSVAKIYVRNTPRNQTDSEVVKGTLPAKGTGGQYKFYLNIGSVKSFEENLKAAQEELGLEPHDYVPVAYSFEVDWWEQELMRYGLTAIALFSGSFLLLLYMTT, via the exons GAATATTTGCGCGGTGATGCGAAATTGGGAACCCTTCTCGGAGCTACGCGAACGAATGTGCATTCACAAGGAACAGAATTGGGATTAGGGTTTTTCAGGGGATATGTTGCTCATGCTAGAGCTCGTGGAAACGGAATCCTTTCCAGTTTGCCTGATTTTAAGTGTGTTCCGGCGAACCCTAAGATTCATTACCGGTTGTTTTTCAGCGAAGGACCTAAGAAGAAGA AAGAGCCAGAGACAAATACAGATGATCACGGAAATGATTACTTTTGTCCCTTTAAGCTACTTTTTATCTCTTCTTTGGTGATGGTGCTAATCACGGTTGCATTATGTTATCGTCGTGAAGGGCAACAG ATTAACTTTCAGGAGTTTAAATATGAGCTTTTGGAGCCACGTTTAGTAGACCATATTGTTGTGTCAGTAAATAAGTCAGTTGCCAAAATATACGTGAGGAATACTCCACGAAACCAAACAGACAGTGAAGTTGTCAAAGGAACCCTCCCCGCGAAGGGAACTGGTGggcaatataaattttatttgaatattggaAGTGTGAAATCTTTTGAGGAGAATTTAAAAGCAGCACAAGAAGAACTAGGCCTTGAACCCCATGATTATGTTCCTGTTGCATATTCTTTTGAAGTGGATTGGTGGGAGCAGGAGTTGATGAGGTATGGTCTAACAGCGATTGCTTTGTTTTCGGGATCCTTCCTGTTACTCCTGTATATGACAACGTGA
- the LOC107477148 gene encoding uncharacterized protein LOC107477148: MDQFGMGDYYISEEDEEVYVNHDEEGGEEEEDYAFKNYYHCYPVSSTEKSNLESGNKIIMPPSALNNLLYAGVEYPMLFEMRHLSNGKFSHCGVLEFTAEEGKICVPSWMMKNMQLEDGDLVLLKSTTLVKGTYLKLQPHTKDFMDLSNIKAMLEINLRSFSCVTTGDTIMIPYNNKEYYIDVIETKPSHAISLIETDCEVDFAPPLDYKEEVKKQLPSTSSDKKQQQEADDTDILIKIGEFAPFSGSARRLDGKPSTPSDKQASSSSCMAKQQGDNKHKSSDSKSSSNTTTSGKLLFGSRPHKASQKSTNQDKAEITQKPQEPKFQAFTGKKYSLRS; encoded by the exons ATGGACCAATTTGGCATG GGTGATTACTACATCAgcgaagaagatgaagaagtctACGTGAATCATGATGAGGAGGGCggcgaggaggaggaggattatgcttttaaaaattattaccaCTGTTACCCTGTTTCTTCCACTGAAAAG TCAAATTTGGAATCGGGCAATAAGA TTATCATGCCCCCTTCAGCACTTAATAATCTTT TGTATGCTGGAGTGGAATACCCTATGTTATTTGAAATGAGACATCTTTCTAATGGAAAATTTTCTCACTGTGGAGTCCTAGAATTCACTGCTGAAGAGGGAAAAATTTGTGTACCGAGTTGG ATGATGAAAAACATGCAGCTGGAAGATGGAGATCTTGTGCTTCTGAAAAGCACCACACTTGTAAAAGGAACATACCTCAAGTTGCAGCCTCACACAAAGGATTTCATGGATCTCTCAAATATAAAAGCAAT GCTGGAGATTAATCTGAGGAGCTTCTCATGTGTAACAACTGGTGAcacaataatgattccatacaacaacaaagagtACTATATCGATGTGATTGAAACCAAGCCATCTCATGCTATCAGCCTCATTGAAACAGACTGTGAAGTTGATTTTGCTCCACCTCTTGATTATAAAGAAGAAGTTAAGAAACAGTTGCCATCTACTTCATCTGACAAGAAACAACAGCAAGAAG CTGATGACACTGACATTCTAATAAAGATTGGAGAGTTTGCACCATTCTCTGGTTCTGCAAGGCGTTTAGATGGTAAGCCATCCACACCATCAGATAAAcaagcttcttcttcctcttgtaTGGCAAAACAGCAAGGTGACAATAAACACAAGAGTTCTGATTCCAAGTCTTCATCGAATACTACAACTTCTGGGAAGCTTCTCTTTGGGTCAAGACCACACAAG GCCTCTCAGAAATCCACTAATCAAGACAAGGCAGAAATAACCCAAAAACCACAAGAACCAAAGTTCCAAGCTTTCACAGGAAAAAAGTATTCACTAAGGAGTTGA
- the LOC127739629 gene encoding uncharacterized protein LOC127739629, translating into MEENNGHDLFHEASKAKYDCLLFDLDDTLYPFSSGMTVQIGEKVIEYVVQKIGIEDVAKVRELCLALYKTYGTVLAGFKAFGHDFDNEEFNSFVHEALPYDDVLKPDPILKDILQNLPLRKIIFTNADNAHAVRVLKRLGLEDCFERIIDFDTLNSSNNNIMDPAHDYQHGIDGESKPVSARICEIYEYMKNPPDSSYIDMVLPRTPVVCKPFEYAFQKLFKIANIDPQRTVGTCIETAGVDHSLKSIHDIRNAFPELWEQRP; encoded by the exons ATGGAAGAAAATAATGGACATGATCTGTTCCATGAAGCTTCAAAGGCTAAGTACGATTGTCTTTTGTTTG atcttgATGACACCCTTTATCCTTTTAGTTCTGGTATGACAGTCCAGATCGGAGAAAAAGTTATAG AGTATGTGGTACAAAAGATTGGTATAGAAGATGTGGCTAAGGTCCGTGAATTGTGCCTTGCGTTATATAAGACTTATGGAACAGTATTGGCTGGTTTCAAG GCATTTGGACATGATTTTGACAATGAAGAGTTTAATAG TTTTGTACATGAGGCATTGCCATATGATGATGTACTGAAACCAGACCCTATTCTAAAGGACATTTTACAAAACCTGCCTCTCAGAAAGATT ATTTTTACAAATGCAGATAATGCTCATGCCGTTAGAGTGCTTAAAAGGCTTGGACTAGAGGACTGCTTTGAGAGAATCATAGACTTTGACACTTTGAATTCCTCTAATAATAACATAATGGATCCTGCTCATGATTACCAACATGGCATTGATGGTGAATCAAAGCCAGTTAGTGCAAGAATATGTGAGATTTATGAGTATATGAAAAACCCTCCTGATTCTTCTTATATAGACATGGTGCTTCCTAGGACCCCGGTTGTCTGCAAGCCCTTTGAATATGCATTTCAAAAGCTTTTCAAGATTGCTAATATTGACCCTCAAAGAACA GTGGGTACTTGCATTGAAACTGCAGGAGTAGATCATTCATTGAAGAGCATCCATGATATCAGGAACGCATTTCCAGAGCTCTGGGAACAACGCCCATGA